One Setaria viridis chromosome 3, Setaria_viridis_v4.0, whole genome shotgun sequence DNA window includes the following coding sequences:
- the LOC117849915 gene encoding probable serine/threonine-protein kinase PBL28 isoform X4: protein MSLPIALVVGISAGGATLLAAAAVLLALWCAARRRARRNRNSDTGSSDPSTLVEWGKGGRSSLAPEPETEHQVARQFSLEELVQATKNFSDANIVGAGSFGLVYMGLLLDGTIVAIKRRVGAARQEFADEVRWLSEIRHRNVVTLIGYCQEGGLQMLVYEYLPNGSVCGHLYASHYLPGKGSTARLEFKQRLSIAIGAAKGLNHLHSRDVPLIHKNFKTNNVLVDENFIAKVADAGLVRLLRGSDEAGPSHGFSSSVYQDPEVQSVAQFSESSDVYSFGVFLLELITGREAASLMPPESREYLAHWVISTDM, encoded by the exons ATGTCATTGCCGATCGCCCTTGTAGTCGGCAtttccgccggcggcgccactttgctcgcggcggcggccgtgctccTCGCGCTCTggtgcgcggcgcggcgcagggcGCGGCGTAACCGCAACTCCGACACCGGCTCCTCCGACCCTTCGACGCTAG TGGAGTGGGGCAAGGGGGGCCGGAGCTCGttggcgccggagccggagacGGAGCATCAGGTTGCGAGGCAATTCTCGCTGGAGGAGCTTGTGCAGGCAACAAAGAACTTCAGCGACGCCAACATCGTCGGCGCGGGGAGCTTCGGATTGGTGTACATGGGGCTGCTTCTTGATGGCACGATTGTCGCGATCAAGAGGCGTGTAGGGGCGGCAAGGCAGGAGTTTGCTGATGAG GTTAGGTGGCTCTCAGAGATTCGTCACCGAAACGTTGTAACTCTCATTGGTTACTGTCAAGAAGGGGGTCTACAAATGCTGGTGTACGAGTACCTGCCCAATGGCAGCGTCTGTGGCCATCTGTATG CTTCACATTATTTACCAGGGAAAGGCTCCACGGCACGGCTTGAGTTCAAACAAAGGCTGTCAATAGCCATTGGGGCAGCTAAAG GTTTAAACCATCTGCACAGTCGCGATGTTCCTTTGATTCACAAAAACTTCAAGACAAACAATGTGCTTGTTGATGAAAATTTCATTGCAAAGGTGGCTGATGCTGGACTTGTTAGGTTACTTAGAGGGTCTGACGAAGCTGGCCCATCACATGGGTTCAGTAGCAGTGTCTACCAAGACCCAGA GGTACAATCGGTGGCTCAGTTCTCTGAAAGCAGTGATGTGTACAGCTTTGGAGTTTTCCTTTTGGAGCTAATTACTGGCAGGGAAGCAGCTTCCTTGATGCCTCCAGAATCCAGAGAATATCTGGCCCACTGGGTAATTTCCACTGACATGTAG
- the LOC117849915 gene encoding probable serine/threonine-protein kinase PBL28 isoform X3, which produces MSLPIALVVGISAGGATLLAAAAVLLALWCAARRRARRNRNSDTGSSDPSTLVEWGKGGRSSLAPEPETEHQVARQFSLEELVQATKNFSDANIVGAGSFGLVYMGLLLDGTIVAIKRRVGAARQEFADEVRWLSEIRHRNVVTLIGYCQEGGLQMLVYEYLPNGSVCGHLYASHYLPGKGSTARLEFKQRLSIAIGAAKGLNHLHSRDVPLIHKNFKTNNVLVDENFIAKVADAGLVRLLRGSDEAGPSHGFSSSVYQDPEVQSVAQFSESSDVYSFGVFLLELITGREAASLMPPESREYLAHWTFSCHIERWKHISVQMN; this is translated from the exons ATGTCATTGCCGATCGCCCTTGTAGTCGGCAtttccgccggcggcgccactttgctcgcggcggcggccgtgctccTCGCGCTCTggtgcgcggcgcggcgcagggcGCGGCGTAACCGCAACTCCGACACCGGCTCCTCCGACCCTTCGACGCTAG TGGAGTGGGGCAAGGGGGGCCGGAGCTCGttggcgccggagccggagacGGAGCATCAGGTTGCGAGGCAATTCTCGCTGGAGGAGCTTGTGCAGGCAACAAAGAACTTCAGCGACGCCAACATCGTCGGCGCGGGGAGCTTCGGATTGGTGTACATGGGGCTGCTTCTTGATGGCACGATTGTCGCGATCAAGAGGCGTGTAGGGGCGGCAAGGCAGGAGTTTGCTGATGAG GTTAGGTGGCTCTCAGAGATTCGTCACCGAAACGTTGTAACTCTCATTGGTTACTGTCAAGAAGGGGGTCTACAAATGCTGGTGTACGAGTACCTGCCCAATGGCAGCGTCTGTGGCCATCTGTATG CTTCACATTATTTACCAGGGAAAGGCTCCACGGCACGGCTTGAGTTCAAACAAAGGCTGTCAATAGCCATTGGGGCAGCTAAAG GTTTAAACCATCTGCACAGTCGCGATGTTCCTTTGATTCACAAAAACTTCAAGACAAACAATGTGCTTGTTGATGAAAATTTCATTGCAAAGGTGGCTGATGCTGGACTTGTTAGGTTACTTAGAGGGTCTGACGAAGCTGGCCCATCACATGGGTTCAGTAGCAGTGTCTACCAAGACCCAGA GGTACAATCGGTGGCTCAGTTCTCTGAAAGCAGTGATGTGTACAGCTTTGGAGTTTTCCTTTTGGAGCTAATTACTGGCAGGGAAGCAGCTTCCTTGATGCCTCCAGAATCCAGAGAATATCTGGCCCACTGG ACATTTTCTTGTCACATCGAAAGATGGAAGCACATTTCAGTTCAAATGAATTGA
- the LOC117849915 gene encoding probable receptor-like protein kinase At1g30570 isoform X1 produces the protein MSLPIALVVGISAGGATLLAAAAVLLALWCAARRRARRNRNSDTGSSDPSTLVEWGKGGRSSLAPEPETEHQVARQFSLEELVQATKNFSDANIVGAGSFGLVYMGLLLDGTIVAIKRRVGAARQEFADEVRWLSEIRHRNVVTLIGYCQEGGLQMLVYEYLPNGSVCGHLYASHYLPGKGSTARLEFKQRLSIAIGAAKGLNHLHSRDVPLIHKNFKTNNVLVDENFIAKVADAGLVRLLRGSDEAGPSHGFSSSVYQDPEVQSVAQFSESSDVYSFGVFLLELITGREAASLMPPESREYLAHWMEAHFSSNELIDPRLGGSFTSEGMKELVGLAFQCLNPSSRRRPRMRLVATELDRILETEMSMTTFMGDGTAIVTLGSQLFTS, from the exons ATGTCATTGCCGATCGCCCTTGTAGTCGGCAtttccgccggcggcgccactttgctcgcggcggcggccgtgctccTCGCGCTCTggtgcgcggcgcggcgcagggcGCGGCGTAACCGCAACTCCGACACCGGCTCCTCCGACCCTTCGACGCTAG TGGAGTGGGGCAAGGGGGGCCGGAGCTCGttggcgccggagccggagacGGAGCATCAGGTTGCGAGGCAATTCTCGCTGGAGGAGCTTGTGCAGGCAACAAAGAACTTCAGCGACGCCAACATCGTCGGCGCGGGGAGCTTCGGATTGGTGTACATGGGGCTGCTTCTTGATGGCACGATTGTCGCGATCAAGAGGCGTGTAGGGGCGGCAAGGCAGGAGTTTGCTGATGAG GTTAGGTGGCTCTCAGAGATTCGTCACCGAAACGTTGTAACTCTCATTGGTTACTGTCAAGAAGGGGGTCTACAAATGCTGGTGTACGAGTACCTGCCCAATGGCAGCGTCTGTGGCCATCTGTATG CTTCACATTATTTACCAGGGAAAGGCTCCACGGCACGGCTTGAGTTCAAACAAAGGCTGTCAATAGCCATTGGGGCAGCTAAAG GTTTAAACCATCTGCACAGTCGCGATGTTCCTTTGATTCACAAAAACTTCAAGACAAACAATGTGCTTGTTGATGAAAATTTCATTGCAAAGGTGGCTGATGCTGGACTTGTTAGGTTACTTAGAGGGTCTGACGAAGCTGGCCCATCACATGGGTTCAGTAGCAGTGTCTACCAAGACCCAGA GGTACAATCGGTGGCTCAGTTCTCTGAAAGCAGTGATGTGTACAGCTTTGGAGTTTTCCTTTTGGAGCTAATTACTGGCAGGGAAGCAGCTTCCTTGATGCCTCCAGAATCCAGAGAATATCTGGCCCACTGG ATGGAAGCACATTTCAGTTCAAATGAATTGATTGACCCAAGATTAGGCGGCAGCTTCACTTCAGAAGGCATGAAGGAGCTTGTTGGCCTTGCCTTCCAGTGCCTGAACCCATCATCAAGACGGCGACCAAGGATGAGGCTGGTCGCGACTGAGCTAGACCGAATTCTGGAGACGGAGATGTCCATGACGACGTTCATGGGTGACGGAACCGCCATCGTGACACTGGGGAGCCAATTGTTCACGTCGTGA
- the LOC117849915 gene encoding proline-rich receptor-like protein kinase PERK3 isoform X2: MSLPIALVVGISAGGATLLAAAAVLLALWCAARRRARRNRNSDTGSSDPSTLVEWGKGGRSSLAPEPETEHQVARQFSLEELVQATKNFSDANIVGAGSFGLVYMGLLLDGTIVAIKRRVGAARQEFADEVRWLSEIRHRNVVTLIGYCQEGGLQMLVYEYLPNGSVCGHLYGKGSTARLEFKQRLSIAIGAAKGLNHLHSRDVPLIHKNFKTNNVLVDENFIAKVADAGLVRLLRGSDEAGPSHGFSSSVYQDPEVQSVAQFSESSDVYSFGVFLLELITGREAASLMPPESREYLAHWMEAHFSSNELIDPRLGGSFTSEGMKELVGLAFQCLNPSSRRRPRMRLVATELDRILETEMSMTTFMGDGTAIVTLGSQLFTS; the protein is encoded by the exons ATGTCATTGCCGATCGCCCTTGTAGTCGGCAtttccgccggcggcgccactttgctcgcggcggcggccgtgctccTCGCGCTCTggtgcgcggcgcggcgcagggcGCGGCGTAACCGCAACTCCGACACCGGCTCCTCCGACCCTTCGACGCTAG TGGAGTGGGGCAAGGGGGGCCGGAGCTCGttggcgccggagccggagacGGAGCATCAGGTTGCGAGGCAATTCTCGCTGGAGGAGCTTGTGCAGGCAACAAAGAACTTCAGCGACGCCAACATCGTCGGCGCGGGGAGCTTCGGATTGGTGTACATGGGGCTGCTTCTTGATGGCACGATTGTCGCGATCAAGAGGCGTGTAGGGGCGGCAAGGCAGGAGTTTGCTGATGAG GTTAGGTGGCTCTCAGAGATTCGTCACCGAAACGTTGTAACTCTCATTGGTTACTGTCAAGAAGGGGGTCTACAAATGCTGGTGTACGAGTACCTGCCCAATGGCAGCGTCTGTGGCCATCTGTATG GGAAAGGCTCCACGGCACGGCTTGAGTTCAAACAAAGGCTGTCAATAGCCATTGGGGCAGCTAAAG GTTTAAACCATCTGCACAGTCGCGATGTTCCTTTGATTCACAAAAACTTCAAGACAAACAATGTGCTTGTTGATGAAAATTTCATTGCAAAGGTGGCTGATGCTGGACTTGTTAGGTTACTTAGAGGGTCTGACGAAGCTGGCCCATCACATGGGTTCAGTAGCAGTGTCTACCAAGACCCAGA GGTACAATCGGTGGCTCAGTTCTCTGAAAGCAGTGATGTGTACAGCTTTGGAGTTTTCCTTTTGGAGCTAATTACTGGCAGGGAAGCAGCTTCCTTGATGCCTCCAGAATCCAGAGAATATCTGGCCCACTGG ATGGAAGCACATTTCAGTTCAAATGAATTGATTGACCCAAGATTAGGCGGCAGCTTCACTTCAGAAGGCATGAAGGAGCTTGTTGGCCTTGCCTTCCAGTGCCTGAACCCATCATCAAGACGGCGACCAAGGATGAGGCTGGTCGCGACTGAGCTAGACCGAATTCTGGAGACGGAGATGTCCATGACGACGTTCATGGGTGACGGAACCGCCATCGTGACACTGGGGAGCCAATTGTTCACGTCGTGA
- the LOC140222377 gene encoding uncharacterized protein, with translation MSFLRLLPQRLPHLIRQVEQDVETVIHVLQPGPIGIVEHKFTDVEILEARATVKRAVDNWQRNWALERNLGSGSFDKWKK, from the exons ATGTCTTTCCTGAGATTGTTACCTCAAAGACTACCTCATCTTATCAG GCAGGTGGAGCAAGATGTTGAGACTGTAATCCATGTTCTCCAGCCAGGTCCAATAGGAATCGTGGAGCACAAATTCACAGACGTGGAGATCCTTGAGGCCAGGGCCACAGTAAAAAGAGCAGTGGATAATTGGCAAAGGAACTGGGCCCTTGAGAGAAATCTTGGTAGTGGTTCTTTTGATAAATGGAAGAAGTGA
- the LOC140222110 gene encoding uncharacterized protein, with protein MDVDVAPTIPDAESAPNEVVGHGCRIVDDVADSPNEFLFTQNDPRDIPENVDVPLVDAQVQCGDGLRGSNSVEILNDEDAYEMGVDLDSDDDRPVGEMTESDIEIFRRIFRGRRDPIVHEFSDLTLSDQAFAEGRDDELLKAPKAGPSMVIEEGRVFKDLPALKRWLQAFAVIRKRPYKVLHSYAERRYTVVCDKERCPWRVCARKQNITGKWKITKVVGPHNCADHELTVRHSQLTSTLIAKRLMGILKEQPNMKVRTIIRTVEEIYGGYVITYGKAWRAKQRAWRMIYGDWESGYEQLLVLFNAIKAVNPGMHYEYIPKPNA; from the exons atggacgtggatgttgcacctactattcccgatgctgaatctgcccctaatgaagtagttggacatggttgtcggattgttgatgatgtggcggactctcctaatgagttccttttcactcagaatgatccga gagatattccagaaaatgtggatgtgcctctagttgatgcgcaagtgcaatgtggagatggattgcgtggctctaatagtgttgaaattttgaatgatgaagatgcatacgagatgggagtggatcttgattctgatgatgatcgtcctgttggagagatgacagagagtgatattgagatatTCCGGCGTATCTTCCGTggacgtcgtgatccgatagttcacgagtttagcgacctgactctttccgatcaggcgtttgcagaaggacgtgatgatgagctcctaaaAGCTCCTAAAGCTggtcctagtatggttattgaggagggaagggtatttaaggaccttcccgcattgaagcgatggttgcaagcttttgcggtgatacggaagagaccgtacaaagtgttgcattcatatgcggagcgccgttacacagttgtgtgtgacaaggaacggtgcccatggagggtttgtgcaaggaagcaaaatatcaccgggaagtggaagatcacaaaagttgttggtccacacaattgtgctgaccatgagcttacagtgagacattcgcagctaacatctaccctcattgcgaagcggttgatgggaatattgaaggaacaacccaacatgaaagtgagaacaattatcagaactgttgaggagatttatggaggttatgtgataacttatggtaaagcttggagaGCTAAGCAACGAGCATGGAGGATGATTTAtggggattgggagtctgggtacgagcagctgctagtgctttttaatgcaattaaagcggtgaatccaggcatgcattatgagtacatcccaaagccaaatgcttag